The DNA window ATTAAAGTTGTCACCAGTCCACAGTGCAGttcaataaccatcagacgccaTCTGCAAAACAAGGGTTTAAGAAAGTCTTCTTTAAGGCTACAAAATTGTCCAGAGCACCAAAGGTGGGACATGGTCCTGATGGTTTCCAATCCTACTGGCGGGACAAGGAGATTCCACATGGTTTCAGTGGAGGGGGCGGCATCATGATCTGGGTTACTTTTTCTTTCAATTTCACCAATTCagcttgtgcaggggcgtcaaacggtcaACGGCTATAAGGAGATGTTTGGAAAGCATGGCCAAAGGGGAGTTTTTTGGGGAGTTATTGTCTTCAaattttgatcagctgatgaaccttcattcattcattttctgccgcttttcctcatgagggtcgcgggggtgctggagcctatcccagctgtctttgagtgagaggcggggtacaccttggactggtcgccagccaagctGATGaacctatttcagtttaatatATTAGAtagtttgtttattattaatcgTCATGAGGCACTATGAGGTTTATAATGTTctcttttctttgtcttttgcaTCTTAGATGTCTTCGCCTCAGATGTTGGACCTTCTTCCAGGTAAACACATATGGTGTACTCTCCAAGCAGCCAGCAGGTCTGTCTTAATCAATGCATGCATTTTATGCAAGTATAAAAGGAGCCTTTATCTCAAGCCTTACAGAAACGGTTCATAAGCAATCTCACTGGTCCAGTTTTGCAGACATGTCTGTCATTTTGCTGATTATGCCGTAAAACTCAACTCGTCTTTGCTATCATTCCACAGACAAACATTCCAGCAAGGATGGCGTGCTCTCTCTCCTCCTACAGAAGGACTTTGGTAGTTTCAGGTCATCGGTAAGGCGAGAGCATGTGTGCACGCAGTTTACAGGCAGCAAGAGTCTGCTACACTACACGGTGGCCAGTGGAGATAAAACGAGCGTGGAGCACGTCCTAGGTCTGGGGGCTGACGTCAACTGTTCCATGGCGAGAGGCTACACGCCGCTGATCGTCGCAGTCCTCAACAGGTCTGTCCTTACTCACATAAATGTATCAACACTCACATATCAGCCAgcatttagagtagtctgtgCACAGCTTGTgctgtatagcagtatagactTACTAGCCACTGAAAAGGAGTCATCACGTAGCCATTATTGGCCaaacagctggcaacacaagtgataTCAAGATGCTAAATGCAAGCATCGTGGTGCTAGCAGCATGCGGCATGCTAGCAGCACTGGGGGAGATGGTTCATTGAGATGatacatgaattccaacatgtactgtgacattgtgaagaaGAACCTGATCCCCTCCTTGGGAAACATAATCACAACTTTCAGAAAATCATGTCTTTTTCTTCaataattcaactttattttgataattatcataaaattatttttctcaagaaacaatttttttctcttaatattttgacttttttcttgtaaaattactggatttttaatttttttttgctgttgctagttttatttttaaattatattttcaacTGTGCTGCgggccccccaaaaaaacagttGGAAATGAGCCCCGGGccgcaccttggacacccctgctatacgTTTCATTTCTATAATAATTGCcctaaagaaataaaaacacatgtggTGAAATGTAATGGATTTCTTAATTAAATAGAATACATCTGCCAGGTGAACGATGACATTTGTAGTCAGTTTCTAAGTTATAGTTTCAATCTCGTGTCTTAATCTGAGAAGCCTAAAGTAGCGTGGTTAGACTCCCTAAACACTCTTTTTCCCACAGACTTAACGACATTGTCTCCTTATTGCTGGACCATGGCGCCGACCCCGACCAGGGAGACGAGGACCACTGGACCGCTATTCATTTTGCGGCGCAGAATGGCGATGACAGGACCGTACGCATCCTACTGGACAAAGGGGCCGTGGCGGATGCCCGTGAAAAGTCAGGATGGATGCCCCTCCACCTTGCATGCCAGAATGGCCATGAGTCTGTCGTCCGCCTGCTTCTGACACGGCTGTCCGTCAAGGCAATCGGGGAAAGGGAGGATGTGCAGGAGAGGACGGCACTCCACTTGGCCGCCGCTTACGGACACGTGAATATCGCCAAGCTGCTCCTGTCCCAGGGAGCCGATCCCAACGTCACCGACGCCTCCCTCTCCACTCCTCTCCACTTGTCAGCCAACGCGGGGCATAACAGGATAGTGCGGCAGTTGATGAAGGACGGGGCTGAGGTTGAGCGAGTGGACAGACGAGGCTACGTCCCGCTTCACCTAGCGGCGCTGAAGGGCCACACCGGCATATGCAGGCAACTGCTCTCTAACAAGGCCAGCCCAGATGCCAAAACGCACCAGGGCTGGACCCCCATGCACCTGGCCGCCATTAAGAGACACGAAACCACCGTGATGGAGCTGAAAAGCCTGGGCGCCAGCGTCAACGTTCCAGGTGAAAACGGATGGACGGCGCTCCACCTCGCCTGCCATCAGAACGAGCCCCAACTGGTGGCCAAGCTCCTGGCGGCCCATTCCGACCCCAACGTGGTGGAGGACAGCGAGCAGTGGACGCCATTACACATGGCCTGTGCCAGTCTCAGCTTCCCAAGCGTCCTCCACTTGATTTCCTACCAGGCTGATGTGAATGCTGTCAGCGCAGCAAAGGCAACACCTTTGCACCTGGCGGCCCAGCAGGGCAACGTACCCATCATGAAGGCCCTGCTGCTCAACGGTGCTGATGCAACCATGCAAGACTGCTCTGGATCGGCACCTGTGGATGTCGCCAAGAGGCATGGGAAATGTGAAGTGGCGCAACTGCTAGAGAGACAATTTGAAGCCTTTTGCTAAATAACACTACACCGTTTCAGGCCCCATACAGTATGTTGATGAAGGCCACCCTTCGGACGAACGAGGGGAAGATTATGACTAACGAAAGCAAATTCCTCAGGTAAAACGACTGTTGCTAATTATTTTCTTTAGAAATCGTCTTCCAGCAGAGGATGATTCCATCGCTGTAAAAAACGTTAAAATTGTGTCCTGCATGATCATTCTTTCTGTCACCACAAAGTATGCACTGCTATTTAAGTCTTCCAGCTAACTGAATAAGACACTTTTTGGAACTCTTTTATACAATGTAactcatttttctttctttaaaaaaatatatttatatttttatatacattttgcaaaagttgttttacattaaattatttaattccaATTTCAATTCTTGCCTTTGCGATTTATTTATACAGCCCTTGAAAACCTCAATAAAATATGATATAGTGTTAATagaaacaacacaataaattaGATGcctaacaacaaaacacaaataattgtGAAGCAGTTTTTTGGTTGGCTAAAatattgcctcggtttgcatacattttccagcgagtgtgtttttgtgttatgcATACACTGCCTGAGTCCATCTATGTTCTTATtgtattttcatcacaaaatgtCTTGTTAGCATCTTGCTAATACACGGACACAGGGACCCCAAGTCAGCTCCTAACTAAAACAGTAGCATCGATGAAGACACAGTTGAATTCCATTGCAAACAAGTTCCCTAAAGATCAGGAGATGTCTTATCTGGCCAATAGCTGTCCAGGTTAAGGTCAAGTCAGCGTCCGCCAACCCTGCCTTTAAACCCCAGTTTCATCGAACATTATacattgttgtaatattatgtcaatCAGGTGCCATTTAAAGCTCATATATTGGTGAAATAGCACCACTGATATGGGTATCGATATGGGCCGATACTTTGCTTTAAAATGCCGATCCCCTCCGCCAATCAGCAACACCCCCGCTGCAGCATTCAGAAATAAACATGTCTGctatgtgtgggacttcctgtctttgcaccctgcaaaacgtgcCTCAGAAAATGTCTCACCAGTTtggctttgaaaagctttagattggtgctgCATTCATAGCCAATAGTACATTTAAACGTTTACACTGCAAGCActctatgtgatcggtattggttttagtcgatttcactcatgcattatcgggatcggtatctgcagcataaaaccctgatcagaaCATCCCGACCAGATACCTACATCCCTCTGTAGTTGAGTAAACAAACCCACCCGGCCACGATGGGAAAATACATTATGGGATTTTAATGATGGGCAAAGTGCAAGCAGCTATATTGCTCCATCAGACttttattacattaaatagttatctttttattatatattatacgtCCAAAATTCTAATGTTATATTGGCTGGCCATTATTTGCACAACTCATAGTCTTTTGGCAGAACTTTTCTAATTAAAAAGTGCTCCAACGGTCGGCGTCACGGTAAAAGTGACGGTGGGAGATAACGGCCGTGATTAGTCCATCGCTGCATAAAGAGAGCGACTCCTCCCGCAAATGCGCCTGCACGCTCATTTAGCGCAGTGACACCTTATTAAATTGGAATGAAATGCACAGAGAGTGGAGAAGTGTTGACCTGTACATTCTATTTCCACACATTGGGAATCGAGCCACAGCCAACGACACTCAAAGCGGCTTTGTGATGTCTTTCTTCTGAATGACAGCGATTGCTCTTTCTATCGCAGTTATTTTGTGCTTTGGAGTTTTTCCAGAACACCTTAATCACCTCAGTGTGCACGACAGAACCCCCCCTCTCCCACAATTTACAATGAACTGCAGTTCAACACCATCTTACACTAAGTGGAACTGATTAGCTGCCGTTCTCTTGATTGTAATCCTTTATAAACTCAATAAATAAATCCACACTGCCTCCTTTCTAGTTTTTTTGACAGCCATCAGAGAGTCGCTGCCTCAGAATTAGATGAGCAAGGCGCTGATTTATGCTGTCGTCGGAGAAAAGGATGTGTTGACCTTGCACTTGCCGTAATTTATCCCCGAGACTTGAAGGAGCATTATGAAAAGAAGTTTTACGGCATGTTTTATAGAAGGAAGTGCCCATTAGGGGACAGCTTGCCGTCTTAAAAGTTGCATATAAACCACGTTGCGACTGGCGTGCATGGTAAACAGCAGTTTAAACAGGTGACACACGTCTGAGGAATCAATGCAGGTGGTGTCATTGTCTCGCCTGCTTAACAACATTTTTGTCCTTCCACCAGTCAAATATTCGCTGTGCTCATTGTTGGGATTCCAGGCGTTCAACGATGAAACTCACCTTTCCTGACAACGTTTAATCAGCTTCATCAATGGCGTGCAGATCGGGTGATGCATCGGAGCCAACAATTGAGTTATAGCACATAAACTTCATTTTATTGTGCAgcaaaggaggaagaagaagtgcaGTAAAGATGGCCGCTTAGTACCACAAACaatgtttgtattattattagtttcgatttttaattctgtaaaataTACATTGTAGGGATACTTGGATACTGTAGATGAGTATCTGTTACGAATTAAGCATTTTTGCCGAGTATGAGCATGAAACAAGTACTGCTTGTCACTATCCGTAAACGTGATGAAGGAAAATcctaattatgtattcactctacCGGTCACACACAGTGAACGGTACCGTATCGATTCAAATGTCAAAAGGTAcccaaatgaaatgttttttttaagttaagacTCATGCGGTGGTGTTTTGGATGAACTGAAGGGCTTTAAAAACCTCCAAGGGTAACCTATTAAAAACGACTTACAATAATCCAGCCTGGAGGTCACACAAGCATGAGCTAGCTTTTCTGATAGTGGCAGGAAATTctgatttttgttttatgttttgcagatttaaaaaaaatctgttcttgaCTCATCATATTTAGAAACTAAAAGAAGGTTCCTGATGCCAAAATTCCTGACTGTGCCGTCAGGGGTGATTGCAAGACCTTCTCTAATGGTTATCTCATTTGCAACCttgtttcttattttatttgcaaccttgtttcttattttatttgcaaCCTTGTTTCTGATTTGCTGGACACCAAGGACGATGATTCACATTTATCAGAATTCGACTAATAAATTTGAACTCATCCAACTCTTGATGTCTTCTGCATAGCAGTGGAAATTGATGGAGTGTTTTCTATGATGTTGCTGAAGGGGACATGTAAAGGCGTGAACACCACAGATCGGAGCGTGGAACCCTGTGGGACGCCAtgattgtacagtatatattcttGGTGGTCAATTGTGTAGAATCCAAGATCTAATAAATCTAGTACTGACACAAAGCCGTTCTCTGAGGCAGTGAGGATGTAGTCGGTGACTTTTATGATGATTAGAATTTCACTGTATCTGTTTTGTTCTGTAGGACACATTTGTGGTTGGAGGTTCACTCCATCACGGTTCACAACATATATGATATTATCGCTACCAATATTACGTATTATAAAAAGTATCCGTCTCATCCCTAATATGTTATCTTAATGTAGGTCAGTGTTTGTGATAGTGTTTACGCCAGCAGAGAAGGacttgctggccctgactgcacaccaccGCACAATACTAATAAAGTGTTCAAAAGCACACATGCAACACATTCATACTGAGATAAGACTTGGTTGTTGATGTCCTTTGATGAAATTCATGTTTTCATGATACTTTGTGGCTTTCAAGGCACAAGCGGCCACTTTCTGACTCATCACATTTTCCCTGTGGTGTTTGCTTGTGATAAAAGTTGTATCATCAGATGTGCTGATATTGTAGATCAAATGAAGGAGAGATAAGAGTAGCACGAAATGAACTCTGAGGGTCATTGTGATTCTTGCAGCAAAGTGTGTCTTCTCCAGATAGGAGACATGCGAGCATCCCCACAGAGACCATGCTGCCAATCAGTACACAGTGTATTGCTTTCAAATATTGTAAAGTTAGGGAGTAAGTGTGTGCGCTGTGTCTGGGAGATAACTGTGACATCCACCATTAATCATTTCACAGGAATATGACAAGAACCAGGAAAGGGAGCTTGAAGGGATAATAAGAGCACACTGGAGAAAACAAGGCTCTTCACAGGCTACACTTCAATAGCACTGAGAATCTTTaggggttttttttcaactcctcaAGGAAATAATGCAGGAtggaggctgtgtgtgtgtgtgtgtgtgtgtgtgtgagcgcactgtgtaagtacatttttaattaacaaGCAACCCCTGCTCAAACACTTGCATTCATTGTAGCCTATGAAGAGCTGTCATTTGCACCACAGCAAAGATGAGCCTTCGGGACTCACAGGGTGTTCATTTTTTGCTGagatgatgtttgttttttaatgtaaaaaaaagttttccatacaagaaatacacaaatatagTTAAAATAATCGCTTCACTCATCTGAGACGCAAACCAGACAGATTATATCATCACATATTCTGCTACACCCTTGAAAGATGAGAACAcggttgtgtatttgtgtttaaattcATGATTGAGGTGATTATGACAGGATGATTAAACTGAATAACAATCAGGCATTCAAGCTTTTCCTCCGAGTAGGCCGCTGGAGTAATCACAATAATCATACTGCAGACTCTCAGGATTAAAGAATGTGTTATTTGCTGAAGACGCGCCGTAGAAATTAAACAGCCCTTTTTGgacaaataacaacaacaaagaagtTATCATCATCGTGTCATTTTCAGGTTTTTATCTCGGAGAGTTTGTGGGTTTGGCAATTATGGAAGACATTTAATTATGCAACATTCACAGCATGACTCGACTTCCAATCTTCGCTGTTGGCCTGAACAAAATTAGTATTTGAAATACTTCTCACCGGCTTGAAATCcagtcttgaaatcatttttgtaaaacgactatattttctggactataagttgctccggagtataagtcacacaaggccaaaatgcataattattcattcattttctaccgcttatcctcacgagggtcttcaggcgagacgcgggttacaccctggactggtcgccagccaatcacaggacacatatagacaaacaaccattcacactcacattcatacctatggacaatttggagtggccaattaacctagcatgtttttggaatgtgggaggaaaccggagtacccggagaaaaacccacgcatgcacggggagaacatgcaaaatccacacagagatagccgagcgTGGGgttaaaatgcataattaggttgaaaaaaacatacataagtcgcactggagtataagtcgcatttttattttccaaactacttgaccaaaacagacattacgtcctcttggaaggcaagttctaacaacaaaagaataaagaacaggctgaataggtgtaagatatgctaacacaatgcttattcagctacacaaaaaatataaacatgaacagaaaaggtgtccagtgtttatgtaacaaacagttttttcatttataagtcgctctggagtataagtcgcaggaacagccaacctatgtgacttatagtccggaaaatacagtatattgggtGTGTTCTTGGTGCAGTTTGCTTAGCGTTGACGTAGGCATTTTTGTCACGGAACAAAGGACTGTGCTGTAAAAACATATGCAGAAAGATGGCccttacaaatttccccactgagggacgaataaaggcatatcttaatggCCAGCTTATGTGACATATAAGCTCCAATATTCCAAACCTTACATTCTGCTATCATTTACCAGATTTCATTTCACAAAAAGTCCACACCATTTTTTACAGATATTTTCCTTTTGTCGTCTGTGCATGTAAACACCGtagaacacatacacaacaatgctCTTGACCATTACTGTGCTCATGAGTTATTGACAAAACAATAATGATGAATGCAAATTAAAGGATGCAAACATTCCCAAAAAATATATGTGATGTACAGAAATAATTCATGTTGTTTTGTACATCATATCGAGTATTAAGTCTTAACATAAACATGTCTACCTCTCCATGCCTAACAAGTGACAGCCATTAAGATTTAGGGCTTTACTTCCAAAGGCGTCAAGCTTtcacaaataaatcaatacttaGGCTTCTCCCAGCTCGGCCGCCTGACGTTGTCATGGCTTTCAGGGCTGGACAGAAGCGTACCAAGGATGTGAGGATATGAAAGACCACAAAGGAGTATTTCAATGCACACTTCCATCCACTGGAAAAGAAGGACGCGTTTGTCGGCAGCATTTGAAGGTGGCGCCGCGTTCTTTTGAATTTCGACAGCTGCAGGCCCTACATTTAGATATGCCACTTCTTCATCAACTACTTTCTGTTCATTATTAAATCATTCAACCCCAGACATTTTTTCAAAAGTCCACAACcccaaccccccgcccccttagatttttacagatttttcaaggcacacagaatgttGCCTTTTTGGGCTCTGTAGACATAGTGTATACCAAAAGTAAAGAttccaaatattcaaatatttgtttctacctttttccattctttagtaattagTAGTAGAAcatatagtaatggtaatggttttatttcatttgaacatgcatcagattacaattgaatgcatcccgtaatcagttcacagttccacatgtccaaaaggagtaggaagaagcaaagcttattaaatcctaccccttcatctggtacttttacaatcagtaactgttacatttgttcacttcctgctttcctaataattttttttattttgtatttttatttattttttgtcacatactgaagtacgaggtgatatgaccatacaatgccataatgggtaccatagtaaccgtcaatatagtgatatgtatagcacttCAAGACTGGTTATAGCACTTAACTTACATAGATAAGTTAAGTCatatatcagttctcaacaaaaaagggagaaaaaaggctTTGTGAAAagatttcaagcataactttcactttgactcaATATATTTCGCCAAAATGTCgaaacaacgatgccacaacgtaaacaacacaagccttttcacttcctggttgctgctcCTTTAACAGGACAAATATTGCTTGCCAAagaaaaatgcacttctgccactttGTGTCCATTTTgtcggcttaaaactgcatcaaacattttcctttattgtggagttgcatcatcacctcgagtcgagtggttagcgtgcagacctcacagctaggagacccaagttcaatcccaccctcggatatctctgtgtggagtttgcatgcatgggttttctccggggactttTGCTTCTATAtcgtctgtatgtgccctgtgattggctggccaccagtccagggtgtaccccgcctctcgcccaaagacagctgggatagctgggacaaccctcgtgatgataagcggtagaaaatgaatgaatgaatgaataaatatgtttttggaagCGAATGAGTTAAAGGAATAGTTTGGATCTTTTGCCTTGAAGttgtgcaacacaaacacaaacaagatgGTCACGGCTGTCCGTCACATTTTCAGAAGCCAAACTCATTACTTCCAGTAAGTGGCCCCAGCAACTAAGTGGAAGTATGTTCTTCATTATGGATATCCAATCAGAACTGCACTCTTGGGACCAATCGAAGGGGTAAGTCACAGTTGATGTACTACAccgctgatggggatgtcacaCCGACTGACACAACTTCATGTCAAGAAATCCCTTTAAGCTGTAAATGATGTCTAAAATGCAGATTAATAGCAAAAAGCTATGTTGCTGTGTTGCAGGGAGAGCGATGCCTTGGAAATCATAGTATAACATCCCGACACGTCTCGACTGCAAATTGCCAGCAGGTCTGAACCCCACAGTGAATTAAAGAGCACTCAGATATGTATCGCTTTCATTTCCTCTCCACTTCCCTCTTCCCCCTCGGGCTTATAGGCAAAGCATTTACAACCCAACCTTCAACAgtagatgtctttttttttttgcccctcaGATGGCCTCACATGCAGAAGCATCGGTTAGCGCTGTCACTGTTGCTCTTCTCCGTGGAAAGTCACGCATGCCAGAATTACACAGCACGGGGAAGCCGTGGTGTCACAGCGTAGCTCATTCTTCAGCTGTGCTGGGAGGATGgctccaaaaacaaacaacaaaaaaaaaacaatcacgcCTGCCATGTGGAATTTAACTGCCATGAAAACGTTAAAAAGCTCCAATTTAATATtgcatttgaagaacaaacacttgTCGGAGCGAGGTGACTTTTTGAGGCTCAGGATGTGATCAGTCAAACAGCAGCTATCATCAAAAGGCTTCTACTTTCTGGAAGTCCTGCTCGAGCTCCACCAATGTACTCTTACATTGTAGGTAGGAGTGATATATGTTCTCTCTATATGTTCTCTTGACAAAGtaagtcaaatatgttttttttttaaccatcggGACCATCAAGGTCATATTTTTTCTCATCCGGGATTagaactttcttccacctttcaatgtcccatgtttggtgactATGTGCAGATCTCATAGATACCGTCTGATGggtattggactgcactcgtcACCAGTAATAACCTTTATTTGGACCGAGGATCATCTTGtgacggacagccaattggATCTTCCAGCTCAGGGCCGGTCATTTTTTGGGTCTACTGCTTGACGTTTTTGTTCCATATTTCTCAGGATCTTTACAGAAGGTTCAAATGGCTGCCTTACCACGTCCAACCTCAACTGCAACGAGGTGCCGCTCATGAAGCTCAACAATTTGCTcagagagagaaagcttttttgcctttgccaccaAGACATCATGACCGCATGAATACCTTGTAAGGCTTTTAAAGAACTTTTAATCAGTTCAATGCTTGCTTGCAATAAATTAGTAcctcaaaaatgtatttgtcgCACTCCTATTTTTCGTATTTAAGATGGAACAatgcaaaatgtcaattcttgcATTTTtgcccacctgtttaaatccgtttttaatatctaactttttatacctgctGTGCCCCACCCCG is part of the Doryrhamphus excisus isolate RoL2022-K1 chromosome 8, RoL_Dexc_1.0, whole genome shotgun sequence genome and encodes:
- the ankk1 gene encoding ankyrin repeat and protein kinase domain-containing protein 1 isoform X3 is translated as MTALMDSPETSNGLLKHFKKEDFETDWIKVSEGKFGQVYQVKVKLWREKCALKVVDTHTYSRIMEEASGIAKVKFKYIVSVYGLCTESPAIVMEYMSNGSLNNLLSSLNLMWPKKFQMIHEASMGMNFLHSLQPPLLHLNLKTANILLDDHLHVKLWDCNLGDSDTTETLHGRPRVEILPEHRPRECDQMMGIMQQCWDQEHHKRPQFSETVRKTEALSEILKIPESMQSQNNIVNGHRLEHQCPAFTVYEMSSPQMLDLLPDKHSSKDGVLSLLLQKDFGSFRSSVRREHVCTQFTGSKSLLHYTVASGDKTSVEHVLGLGADVNCSMARGYTPLIVAVLNRLNDIVSLLLDHGADPDQGDEDHWTAIHFAAQNGDDRTVRILLDKGAVADAREKSGWMPLHLACQNGHESVVRLLLTRLSVKAIGEREDVQERTALHLAAAYGHVNIAKLLLSQGADPNVTDASLSTPLHLSANAGHNRIVRQLMKDGAEVERVDRRGYVPLHLAALKGHTGICRQLLSNKASPDAKTHQGWTPMHLAAIKRHETTVMELKSLGASVNVPGENGWTALHLACHQNEPQLVAKLLAAHSDPNVVEDSEQWTPLHMACASLSFPSVLHLISYQADVNAVSAAKATPLHLAAQQGNVPIMKALLLNGADATMQDCSGSAPVDVAKRHGKCEVAQLLERQFEAFC
- the ankk1 gene encoding ankyrin repeat and protein kinase domain-containing protein 1 isoform X1, with translation MTALMDSPETSNGLLKHFKKEDFETDWIKVSEGKFGQVYQVKVKLWREKCALKVVDTHTYSRIMEEASGIAKVKFKYIVSVYGLCTESPAIVMEYMSNGSLNNLLSSLNLMWPKKFQMIHEASMGMNFLHSLQPPLLHLNLKTANILLDDHLHVKISDFGLIHWEEGADKRPFIEHLIARGNINYIPPEAFSQNCSPPGPSYDVYSFGIVIWEILTQQKPYTGNSMTTVLLHVSHGRRPRVEILPEHRPRECDQMMGIMQQCWDQEHHKRPQFSETVRKTEALSEILKIPESMQSQNNIVNGHRLEHQCPAFTVYEMSSPQMLDLLPDKHSSKDGVLSLLLQKDFGSFRSSVRREHVCTQFTGSKSLLHYTVASGDKTSVEHVLGLGADVNCSMARGYTPLIVAVLNRLNDIVSLLLDHGADPDQGDEDHWTAIHFAAQNGDDRTVRILLDKGAVADAREKSGWMPLHLACQNGHESVVRLLLTRLSVKAIGEREDVQERTALHLAAAYGHVNIAKLLLSQGADPNVTDASLSTPLHLSANAGHNRIVRQLMKDGAEVERVDRRGYVPLHLAALKGHTGICRQLLSNKASPDAKTHQGWTPMHLAAIKRHETTVMELKSLGASVNVPGENGWTALHLACHQNEPQLVAKLLAAHSDPNVVEDSEQWTPLHMACASLSFPSVLHLISYQADVNAVSAAKATPLHLAAQQGNVPIMKALLLNGADATMQDCSGSAPVDVAKRHGKCEVAQLLERQFEAFC
- the ankk1 gene encoding ankyrin repeat and protein kinase domain-containing protein 1 isoform X2 → MTALMDSPETSNGLLKHFKKEDFETDWIKVSEGKFGQVYQVKVKLWREKCALKVVDTHTYRIMEEASGIAKVKFKYIVSVYGLCTESPAIVMEYMSNGSLNNLLSSLNLMWPKKFQMIHEASMGMNFLHSLQPPLLHLNLKTANILLDDHLHVKISDFGLIHWEEGADKRPFIEHLIARGNINYIPPEAFSQNCSPPGPSYDVYSFGIVIWEILTQQKPYTGNSMTTVLLHVSHGRRPRVEILPEHRPRECDQMMGIMQQCWDQEHHKRPQFSETVRKTEALSEILKIPESMQSQNNIVNGHRLEHQCPAFTVYEMSSPQMLDLLPDKHSSKDGVLSLLLQKDFGSFRSSVRREHVCTQFTGSKSLLHYTVASGDKTSVEHVLGLGADVNCSMARGYTPLIVAVLNRLNDIVSLLLDHGADPDQGDEDHWTAIHFAAQNGDDRTVRILLDKGAVADAREKSGWMPLHLACQNGHESVVRLLLTRLSVKAIGEREDVQERTALHLAAAYGHVNIAKLLLSQGADPNVTDASLSTPLHLSANAGHNRIVRQLMKDGAEVERVDRRGYVPLHLAALKGHTGICRQLLSNKASPDAKTHQGWTPMHLAAIKRHETTVMELKSLGASVNVPGENGWTALHLACHQNEPQLVAKLLAAHSDPNVVEDSEQWTPLHMACASLSFPSVLHLISYQADVNAVSAAKATPLHLAAQQGNVPIMKALLLNGADATMQDCSGSAPVDVAKRHGKCEVAQLLERQFEAFC